The following coding sequences are from one Lolium rigidum isolate FL_2022 chromosome 6, APGP_CSIRO_Lrig_0.1, whole genome shotgun sequence window:
- the LOC124668096 gene encoding protein LURP-one-related 5-like, protein MAIVAEEYCDLKERLLTVRKTSHFSPGDGFAAYDHRTGGLAFRADTYGRGHGGGAASPGELALLGPAGEPLLTVRRRRPSLHQRWEGFLGARADGQKPLFSARKSSILGGAGRGAVVELAASAASELRVDGSFARRCCRVVAKGEDGEETVVAEIRRKVDAGARVVMGRDVFVLRVGPGFDAAFAMGIVLVLDQIAGHEADDADAGEDALHARIR, encoded by the coding sequence ATGGCGATCGTGGCCGAGGAGTACTGCGACCTCAAGGAGCGCCTGCTCACCGTGCGCAAGACCTCCCACTTCTCCCCCGGCGACGGCTTCGCGGCCTACGACCACCGCACGGGCGGCCTGGCCTTCCGCGCCGACACCTACGgccgcggccacggcggcggcgccgcctcccCGGGCGAGCTCGCGCTGCTCGGCCCCGCCGGCGAGCCCCTCCTgaccgtgcgccgccgccgcccgtcccTGCACCAGCGCTGGGAGGGCTTCCTCGGCGCCCGCGCCGACGGCCAGAAGCCCCTCTTCTCCGCCCGCAAGTCCTCCATCCTCGGCGGCGCCGGACGCGGCGCCGTCGTCGAGCTCGCCGCGTCCGCTGCCTCTGAGCTCCGCGTCGACGGCTCCTTCGCGCGGCGCTGCTGCCGCGTGGTGGCCAAGGGCGAGGACGGGGAGGAGACGGTGGTGGCGGAGATCAGGCGCAAGGTGGACGCCGGGGCGCGGGTGGTGATGGGCAGGGACGTGTTCGTGCTGCGGGTCGGCCCCGGCTTCGACGCCGCCTTCGCCATGGGGATCGTCCTCGTGCTCGACCAGATCGCCGGCCACGaggccgacgacgccgacgccgGAGAGGACGCCCTCCACGCCAGGATTCGGTGA